In the genome of Sinorhizobium chiapasense, the window ATAAGATCCGCCCGCATGGCCCCAAACTTCGCACCCGAACGGACGCTCCAGAACTCGCTCGCCCGCCGCACTGCATCGCTGGTCTTCCACCGTCCTCCACCGAGCATCGACAGCGCAGGGCGACCGGTGTTGCAGACCGCGACAATGTCGGTTTTTGTGCCGCCCTTGCCGACCGAGCGGCAATCGTTGAAGCGGATGACGAGATCGGCGGCGTCGATCGCGGCGGCGGCGCCGTGCGCCACATCGCCATTGCCAACGATGGTGATGGTGCGGCCGCTCAACGGTCAGTTTCCACTCGGTTCGAGGAGTTGCTTCAATTCGGCTGTTCGCTTGCGGGTCAGCTCCGCCAGGCAACCTGAAACCAGCATCGGCTCCATAGAGCCGCCGCGCGCCTCGAACCCGGCCAGCTCGCACTGCCCGTCGCGGTAGCCGATCCAGGCCCGTTGCGCCTTCTTCAATGCCTCTTCCGCGCCGGGATAGGCGGCGTCGATTTCGCCGAGTTCCTTGTCCATCGCCTTCATGGCAGCGACCGCCTGTTTGTAGACTTCATTCAGGTCGGCGTCGGCTTTGCCATAGTCCTGGCCAGCGCAGATATTCATGTCCATCTGCGTCACAGCGTTCTGGCAATCGACCGGTGGCTGTTCTTGCGCGGCTACCGAAAGCGCTGACAGCAGAAGCAAGCCGGATAGAGACGCGAACATCCTCATAGCTTGCCCATGATCGCCTGGCGGAAGCCAAACACCTCGCGCTTGCCTGAAAGCGGGATCAACGTCACTTGCCTCGTCTGGCCCGGCTCGAAGCGCACCGCGGTGCCGGCCGGAATGTCGAGTCGTCTGCCGCGGGCCGCCTCCCGATCGAAGATCAGGCCAGGGTTCGTCTCGGCGAAATGATAGTGGCTCCCCACCTGCACGGGACGGTCGCCGGAGTTGGAAACCTCGATCATGACGGTCTGGAAACCGATGTTCAGTTCGATCTCGCCTTCAGCTGCGATGATTTCGCCAGGAATCATGTCCTCTCCTCTTCAAGCCGCTCGACCGTCCGCGCAACCTTGCGGCTTCAACACGCGCTCCGTCGACGCCGGATATTTCGCAAGCATCGCAGCCGGACGGACCGGCCGGCGAACCAGTTCGCCGCTGCAATTCGGGCAGATTCCGCCAAGCCTCGCCTCGGCACAATCGGCACAGAAGGTGCATTCGAACGTGCAGATCATGGCCTCCCGGTTCTCGGGCGGCAGGTCGCGATCACAGCATTCGCAGTTCGGGCGTAAGCTCAGCATGGTTTTCCCTCAACGTTGACGGCGGGTCCGGTCAGAAGTCGCTCCGCACTCTTCCGCCGTGTCCTAGCGGATCGGTTCGTGTACCGTGACGAGCTTCGTCCCATCCGGAAACGTCGCCTCGATCTGAATGTCATGGATCATTTCGGGGATCCCTTCCATGACCTGGTCGCGGGTCAGCACATGCGCGCCGGCTTCCATCAGCTCGGCCACGGAACGCCCGTCCCGCGCACCTTCGACGACGAAATCGGTGATGAGAGCGATCGCTTCCGGATGGTTGAGCTTCACGCCACGCTCCAGCCTCCGGCGCGCGACCATCGCCGCCATGGAAATCAACAGCTTGTCCTTTTCGCGCGGGGTGAGATTCATGCGTCGCCGTCCAATGAATTGTGGGATCAGAGAGTCCAGACTTTCGGCACAGACGCATCGTTGCGCAAGTGCGAAATAACCGGAACGAGAACTTTTCTAAGTGCGAATCCGTCGGTCGCAGCGATACGCGCGACCAGCTTGTCGCGACCGGCAACCTGAACATGGCTGACACCGGCATTCGCGTGGCTGCCGAGCGTGCCTCGCAGCCTGGGCAGCATCGCTTCGCAATCCGTTCCGACATAAAGCAATGTCGCAAAAGCAGCCGCGCCGCCGAGCACCACGGAACGCTCTGCAAGTGCGGCGATATCATTGGCAAGCGTCAGGTTCTCCGCATGCAGCAGCCGGCCACCGCTTCTCACCCGCCAGCGATCACGAAGGAGACCAGCCTGCACCACTTCGCCCATGGCTTTGCGGCCGAGAAGAACGGCCTCGACCGCCAGAA includes:
- a CDS encoding lysozyme inhibitor LprI family protein, producing the protein MRMFASLSGLLLLSALSVAAQEQPPVDCQNAVTQMDMNICAGQDYGKADADLNEVYKQAVAAMKAMDKELGEIDAAYPGAEEALKKAQRAWIGYRDGQCELAGFEARGGSMEPMLVSGCLAELTRKRTAELKQLLEPSGN
- a CDS encoding urease accessory protein UreD — translated: MNDAAIIAPQRAWGKGRLVAKSRSGRTAIAELYQEGCAKIRLPKTFDASLEAVLINSSGGITGGDRMTWAFEAGEGTALTLTTQACEKIYKASAGTADISTRISVAGGSRVDWLPQETILFNCASLSRSLEVELAGDATFLAVEAVLLGRKAMGEVVQAGLLRDRWRVRSGGRLLHAENLTLANDIAALAERSVVLGGAAAFATLLYVGTDCEAMLPRLRGTLGSHANAGVSHVQVAGRDKLVARIAATDGFALRKVLVPVISHLRNDASVPKVWTL
- a CDS encoding urease subunit beta, with the protein product MIPGEIIAAEGEIELNIGFQTVMIEVSNSGDRPVQVGSHYHFAETNPGLIFDREAARGRRLDIPAGTAVRFEPGQTRQVTLIPLSGKREVFGFRQAIMGKL
- a CDS encoding urease subunit gamma, coding for MNLTPREKDKLLISMAAMVARRRLERGVKLNHPEAIALITDFVVEGARDGRSVAELMEAGAHVLTRDQVMEGIPEMIHDIQIEATFPDGTKLVTVHEPIR
- a CDS encoding DUF1272 domain-containing protein, with protein sequence MLSLRPNCECCDRDLPPENREAMICTFECTFCADCAEARLGGICPNCSGELVRRPVRPAAMLAKYPASTERVLKPQGCADGRAA